A single region of the Triticum dicoccoides isolate Atlit2015 ecotype Zavitan chromosome 2B, WEW_v2.0, whole genome shotgun sequence genome encodes:
- the LOC119367523 gene encoding uncharacterized protein LOC119367523: MEAEVQAREEQEEEEVACECCGFTEECTAPYIAGVRARYGGRWICGLCGDAVAEEMCRASPPVSPAEALDRHACVCGEGRRASASAPPSPGDELIAALRLLLRRRLGSPSPPRLVRSTPSSPRRDAVAPAAAVGAGPGAGGPLARTESCFAALVE, from the coding sequence ATGGAGGCGGAGGTGCAAGCGCGCGAGgagcaagaggaggaggaggtggcgtgCGAGTGCTGCGGGTTCACGGAGGAGTGCACCGCACCGTACATCGCCGGCGTGCGCGCGCGGTACGGCGGGAGGTGGATCTGCGGGCTCTGCGGGGACGCCGTGGCCGAGGAGATGTGCAGGGCCTCGCCGCCGGTGTCGCCCGCGGAGGCGCTCGACCGCCACGCCTGCGTGTGCGGCGAGGGCCGCCGCGCGTCCGCGTCCGCTCCGCCGTCGCCGGGCGACGAGCTCATCGCGGCCCTGCGGCTCCTGCTCCGCCGCAGACtgggctcgccgtcgccgccgaggcTGGTCCGCTCCACGCCGAGCAGCCCGAGGCGCgacgccgtcgcccccgccgcggCCGTGGGCGCCGGGCCCGGCGCCGGCGGCCCGCTCGCGCGCACCGAGAGCTGCTTCGCCGCGCTCGTGGAGTAG
- the LOC119362999 gene encoding uncharacterized protein LOC119362999 isoform X1, producing the protein MESDLLIRQEEVGAERGDDFRSRCWEIFNWDVFDPDELLPRRQAVKGKLDEQKINGRPKEVKNQDQQKAPIMKIGMSSIYLTACWRAPDSDACYICGQDGHYEQSCHYNYIYGRYGLYDQHTCRANCLPGPHTMAMACRNSLQSFIRVNNMPSRFCTWDLRKLLEPFGPLLMCHVPMGSSEVRRGYGVVIFKDRGDGERAIEALNGYLVGKSKLRVDWAYAMAPGGRPREKCNISKTKRVFKSRPPLQGPGKQRALGFLLPKFWRFYPSCNTLLLRKSNNTVPINGAGEERQKMNVESSGAIKTSWRDPDAKSCWICGDEERGHSEPTCPYNYLSPASYAPCRTRLLLWQHETSRACPRPKDLDATSLRRLKFLRCFVRVNNLPRHCCPEKLVGLFVRFGPLQSWHVAFADHGSGACSGFGYMVFRHRAHAEEAIDVLNCCVFSERKLRVDWAYPCA; encoded by the exons ATGGAGTCAGATCTGCTCATCAGACAGGAGGAAGTTGGAGCCGAAAGAGGAGATGATTTTCGCAGCAGGTGTTGGGAGATATTTAATTGGGATGTCTTTGATCCTGATGAATTACTTCCGAGGCGACAAGCAGTGAAAG GAAAATTGGATGAGCAAAAAATCAATGGTCGACCAAAGGAGGTAAAGAATCAAGATCAACAAAAAG CACCAATAATGAAAATTGGCATGTCTTCCATTTACCTTACGGCATGTTGGAGGGCTCCAGATTCGGACGCGTGCTACATCTGTGGACAGGACGGTCACTATGAGCAGTCTTGCCATTACAATTACATCTATGGGCGATATGGGTTATATGACCAACACACTTGTAGAGCAAACTGCCTTCCTGGACCACACACAATGGCCATGGCTTGTCGGAACTCTTTGCAGAGTTTCATACGCGTGAATAACATGCCATCACGCTTCTGTACGTGGGACCTTCGGAAGCTTTTGGAACCATTCGGACCGCTGCTGATGTGCCACGTTCCAATGGGCAGTTCTGAAGTGCGCAGGGGATATGGGGTTGTGATCTTCAAGGATCGTGGGGATGGGGAGAGGGCAATCGAAGCGCTCAATGGCTATCTCGTAGGCAAAAGTAAACTGCGAGTTGACTGGGCTTATGCAATGGCCCCCGGCGGTAGACCAAGGGAGAAATGCAATATCTCGAAGACAAAGAGGGTTTTCAAGAGCCGGCCTCCGCTGCAAG GGCCGGGGAAACAGCGAGCTCTTGGTTTTCTCTTACCCAAGTTTTGGAGATTCTACCCCTCCTGTAATACGCTCTTGCTTAGGAAGAGTAACAACACAGTGCCGATCAATGGGGCAGGGGAGGAAC GACAAAAAATGAACGTGGAAAGTAGTGGTGCCATCAAAACCAGTTGGAGGGATCCCGACGCTAAATCCTGCTGGATCTGCGGAGACGAGGAGCGAGGGCACTCGGAGCCGACGTGCCCTTACAACTACCTATCTCCCGCCTCATACGCTCCCTGCAGGACACGGCTGCTCCTCTGGCAACACGAAACCAGTCGCGCATGTCCGAGGCCTAAAGATCTCGATGCGACCAGCTTAAGGCGACTCAAGTTTCTGCGGTGCTTCGTGCGCGTGAATAACCTGCCGAGGCATTGTTGCCCGGAGAAGCTTGTCGGCCTGTTCGTCCGGTTCGGGCCGCTGCAGAGCTGGCATGTCGCCTTTGCTGATCATGGCTCCGGTGCCTGCAGCGGCTTCGGCTACATGGTCTTCCGGCACCGTGCGCATGCGGAGGAAGCCATTGACGTGCTCAATTGCTGCGTCTTTAGTGAACGTAAGCTGCGAGTCGACTGGGCTTATCCTTGCGCGTAG
- the LOC119362999 gene encoding uncharacterized protein LOC119362999 isoform X2 produces the protein MESDLLIRQEEVGAERGDDFRSRCWEIFNWDVFDPDELLPRRQAVKAPIMKIGMSSIYLTACWRAPDSDACYICGQDGHYEQSCHYNYIYGRYGLYDQHTCRANCLPGPHTMAMACRNSLQSFIRVNNMPSRFCTWDLRKLLEPFGPLLMCHVPMGSSEVRRGYGVVIFKDRGDGERAIEALNGYLVGKSKLRVDWAYAMAPGGRPREKCNISKTKRVFKSRPPLQGPGKQRALGFLLPKFWRFYPSCNTLLLRKSNNTVPINGAGEERQKMNVESSGAIKTSWRDPDAKSCWICGDEERGHSEPTCPYNYLSPASYAPCRTRLLLWQHETSRACPRPKDLDATSLRRLKFLRCFVRVNNLPRHCCPEKLVGLFVRFGPLQSWHVAFADHGSGACSGFGYMVFRHRAHAEEAIDVLNCCVFSERKLRVDWAYPCA, from the exons ATGGAGTCAGATCTGCTCATCAGACAGGAGGAAGTTGGAGCCGAAAGAGGAGATGATTTTCGCAGCAGGTGTTGGGAGATATTTAATTGGGATGTCTTTGATCCTGATGAATTACTTCCGAGGCGACAAGCAGTGAAAG CACCAATAATGAAAATTGGCATGTCTTCCATTTACCTTACGGCATGTTGGAGGGCTCCAGATTCGGACGCGTGCTACATCTGTGGACAGGACGGTCACTATGAGCAGTCTTGCCATTACAATTACATCTATGGGCGATATGGGTTATATGACCAACACACTTGTAGAGCAAACTGCCTTCCTGGACCACACACAATGGCCATGGCTTGTCGGAACTCTTTGCAGAGTTTCATACGCGTGAATAACATGCCATCACGCTTCTGTACGTGGGACCTTCGGAAGCTTTTGGAACCATTCGGACCGCTGCTGATGTGCCACGTTCCAATGGGCAGTTCTGAAGTGCGCAGGGGATATGGGGTTGTGATCTTCAAGGATCGTGGGGATGGGGAGAGGGCAATCGAAGCGCTCAATGGCTATCTCGTAGGCAAAAGTAAACTGCGAGTTGACTGGGCTTATGCAATGGCCCCCGGCGGTAGACCAAGGGAGAAATGCAATATCTCGAAGACAAAGAGGGTTTTCAAGAGCCGGCCTCCGCTGCAAG GGCCGGGGAAACAGCGAGCTCTTGGTTTTCTCTTACCCAAGTTTTGGAGATTCTACCCCTCCTGTAATACGCTCTTGCTTAGGAAGAGTAACAACACAGTGCCGATCAATGGGGCAGGGGAGGAAC GACAAAAAATGAACGTGGAAAGTAGTGGTGCCATCAAAACCAGTTGGAGGGATCCCGACGCTAAATCCTGCTGGATCTGCGGAGACGAGGAGCGAGGGCACTCGGAGCCGACGTGCCCTTACAACTACCTATCTCCCGCCTCATACGCTCCCTGCAGGACACGGCTGCTCCTCTGGCAACACGAAACCAGTCGCGCATGTCCGAGGCCTAAAGATCTCGATGCGACCAGCTTAAGGCGACTCAAGTTTCTGCGGTGCTTCGTGCGCGTGAATAACCTGCCGAGGCATTGTTGCCCGGAGAAGCTTGTCGGCCTGTTCGTCCGGTTCGGGCCGCTGCAGAGCTGGCATGTCGCCTTTGCTGATCATGGCTCCGGTGCCTGCAGCGGCTTCGGCTACATGGTCTTCCGGCACCGTGCGCATGCGGAGGAAGCCATTGACGTGCTCAATTGCTGCGTCTTTAGTGAACGTAAGCTGCGAGTCGACTGGGCTTATCCTTGCGCGTAG